In Streptomyces liangshanensis, the DNA window GCTCAGGGCACCGTCAAATGGTTCAACGCGGAGAAGGGCTACGGCTTCATCGCGGTCGACGGTGGTGCGGATGTTTTCGTCCACTACAGCGCGATCCAGATGGACGGCTACCGCACCCTTGAAGAAGGTCAGCGAGTTGAGTTCGAGATCTCGCAG includes these proteins:
- a CDS encoding cold-shock protein produces the protein MAQGTVKWFNAEKGYGFIAVDGGADVFVHYSAIQMDGYRTLEEGQRVEFEISQGQKGPQADMVKLAV